The Bacillus sp. Y1 genome has a window encoding:
- the dptG gene encoding DNA phosphorothioation-dependent restriction protein DptG — MGKILAVEYLEELLISKKKHDVGKAMDVLPFLSKRTKVIRESFNDSLGEFVRRICEVRLNKSKKKSDDIFEEENPFIQQIIDKVECDGDEEYDLKRFLEHHLFNNEKQINAIHPYLFNYIPISKDKNDNELKKYSQFLLDVLVKDNQQIKEIFNQKSTEDILTELIIENLENLKSDQYPAQYKPIINSISTLYQEDLIYLSNYKDYFLKSFSLLTQFYTFIYACQLVLKFDRFVDADFSKVDALYFGLEWESLNKRRKPADDLEGFMRIREKESNLFVHIHTLSQLSHNKYNPQKEDGSIPFMTYVDLKETLLRNGTEAEFLGDLNEWIKKYCEWRKISHKGESATLSSAFETLFKSLQEGMSTEVCVKYGQNLEDLGANLFLKNRGSLGPTLNMNHETLLLLTAVSVKTERIPLNQLFKEFEKRGILFDRYSKKEIIDLLDSQNLIDKKSDSGDAQYVKPIL, encoded by the coding sequence ATGGGAAAAATATTGGCTGTAGAGTACCTAGAAGAATTACTAATAAGCAAAAAGAAGCATGATGTTGGGAAGGCTATGGATGTATTACCGTTTCTTTCAAAAAGGACAAAAGTAATTAGAGAGAGTTTTAATGATTCGTTAGGTGAGTTTGTAAGGAGAATCTGTGAGGTAAGGTTGAATAAAAGTAAAAAGAAGTCTGATGATATTTTTGAGGAAGAAAACCCTTTTATTCAACAAATTATTGATAAGGTCGAATGTGATGGAGACGAAGAATATGATCTAAAACGTTTTTTAGAACATCATCTTTTTAATAATGAAAAACAGATCAATGCAATACATCCATACCTTTTTAATTATATACCTATTTCTAAAGACAAAAATGATAATGAATTAAAAAAATACTCTCAATTTTTGCTGGATGTTTTAGTTAAAGATAATCAACAGATTAAAGAAATTTTTAATCAAAAAAGTACTGAAGATATTTTAACGGAGTTAATTATAGAAAATCTAGAAAATCTAAAATCTGATCAATATCCGGCTCAGTATAAACCTATAATTAATAGCATATCAACCCTTTATCAAGAAGATTTAATCTATTTAAGTAATTATAAAGATTATTTTTTGAAATCTTTCTCTTTACTAACACAATTTTATACATTTATATATGCTTGTCAGCTAGTTTTAAAATTTGATCGATTTGTTGATGCTGACTTTTCTAAGGTTGATGCACTATATTTTGGTTTAGAATGGGAGTCTTTGAACAAGAGAAGAAAACCTGCTGATGATTTAGAGGGGTTTATGAGGATCAGAGAAAAAGAAAGCAATCTATTTGTTCATATCCACACATTGTCACAGTTAAGCCATAATAAGTATAACCCACAAAAAGAAGATGGTAGTATTCCTTTCATGACTTACGTCGATCTAAAGGAAACCCTCTTGAGAAATGGAACAGAAGCAGAGTTTCTAGGAGATTTAAATGAGTGGATCAAAAAATATTGTGAGTGGAGAAAAATAAGTCATAAGGGTGAATCAGCTACACTTTCAAGTGCATTTGAGACATTATTTAAGTCGCTTCAAGAAGGGATGAGCACAGAGGTTTGTGTTAAATATGGCCAAAATCTTGAGGATTTAGGTGCAAATCTTTTTCTAAAAAACCGAGGAAGTTTAGGACCAACACTAAATATGAATCATGAAACCTTATTGTTGCTTACGGCTGTAAGCGTCAAAACAGAACGAATCCCTTTGAATCAGCTATTTAAAGAATTTGAAAAAAGAGGAATACTTTTTGATCGGTATTCAAAGAAAGAAATAATTGATTTATTGGATTCTCAGAATCTTATTGATAAAAAAAGTGATAGTGGTGATGCACAGTATGTCAAACCAATTTTATAA